The following are encoded together in the Parafrankia discariae genome:
- a CDS encoding UvrD-helicase domain-containing protein → MNLLIPTSRQANASEVDQLPAGDVLLLSAPGCGKTERLARHAAALVRSGDVADPQKILAVTFSIRARSNLATRIRTQLGPRAARRHVEIATFHGFAHRLFRNHGRAVGVDPLLLVAPQRGWVEQLRSEVAREYRVLRNDLDSILTAVKRDVISDEEMRKRLVRSGSPAAVAYQERLDGASRIDFDDLLRYGTRLLAVPAVRELYQARFATVLVDEVQDLGRLHYILIADLGTGRTVFAGDHAQGIYRFAGAEPDWVFAQVHARNPAIVPLGHSHRSSPPVLRVVGALATELGGGPLESADPARWAGRGHVEVLRFRNVQSEAAAVVRLVQEWLAQDPTPCVGVMARTAARRAYIDDAVRAASIAAEVWDDPISTARVVDLLHAHASGAIAAADNDASRIDELHRRCQAALDPDDIEARDDVTSACVSLRERTAVVSLVDALDGIRVASDPDEPTSPGLHLLNGHLGKGQQFTKVIIVGLEEDFIPHFAAIKKNDPAEIRDELAVLHVMASRAEEELIFTVTENVPTRNGYPRLRQPSRWFNSILQATTVVPNGTQRPSVTSDGQASTLQDQLR, encoded by the coding sequence GTGAACCTGCTGATTCCGACGTCCCGGCAAGCCAACGCCTCCGAAGTTGATCAGCTACCCGCAGGCGACGTCCTCCTCCTCTCAGCGCCAGGTTGCGGAAAGACCGAGCGCCTCGCCCGGCACGCGGCGGCGCTGGTCCGTTCTGGTGATGTCGCCGACCCACAGAAGATCCTGGCCGTCACATTCAGTATCCGCGCCCGGAGCAATCTGGCCACGCGGATCCGGACCCAGTTGGGTCCGAGGGCCGCCCGCCGGCACGTCGAGATCGCGACGTTCCACGGATTCGCCCATCGTCTGTTCCGTAACCACGGTCGGGCCGTTGGCGTGGATCCACTCCTCCTCGTGGCTCCGCAGCGCGGCTGGGTTGAGCAGCTCCGGTCCGAGGTGGCCCGGGAATACCGCGTCCTCAGGAACGACCTCGATTCCATTCTGACAGCTGTCAAGCGCGACGTGATCTCCGACGAGGAGATGCGGAAACGACTGGTCCGCAGCGGGTCGCCGGCCGCCGTCGCCTACCAGGAACGCTTGGACGGGGCCAGCCGGATCGACTTCGATGACCTCCTCCGGTACGGAACGCGGCTACTCGCAGTGCCGGCGGTTCGCGAGCTGTACCAGGCGCGGTTCGCAACCGTCCTGGTCGACGAGGTTCAGGACCTGGGCCGTCTGCACTACATCCTGATCGCTGATCTCGGAACCGGACGAACTGTGTTCGCTGGCGACCACGCCCAGGGGATCTACCGGTTCGCCGGTGCTGAGCCTGACTGGGTGTTCGCCCAGGTCCATGCCCGCAACCCTGCGATCGTGCCCCTAGGCCACTCCCACCGCTCCTCCCCACCAGTGTTGAGAGTCGTGGGTGCGTTGGCTACCGAGCTGGGTGGCGGCCCGCTCGAGTCCGCGGATCCGGCCCGGTGGGCCGGCCGAGGACACGTCGAGGTACTTCGCTTCCGGAACGTCCAATCTGAGGCCGCCGCGGTGGTGCGCCTAGTTCAGGAGTGGCTGGCGCAGGACCCCACGCCATGTGTCGGGGTCATGGCCCGCACCGCCGCCCGCCGTGCCTACATCGATGACGCGGTACGCGCCGCCTCCATCGCGGCAGAAGTATGGGACGACCCGATCAGCACGGCTCGAGTCGTAGACCTGCTGCACGCCCACGCATCTGGTGCGATCGCCGCTGCCGACAACGACGCCAGCCGCATCGATGAACTACATCGACGCTGCCAGGCTGCTCTGGATCCTGACGATATCGAGGCCCGCGACGATGTCACCTCGGCATGCGTGTCCCTACGTGAACGGACCGCCGTGGTGTCGCTTGTCGACGCGCTCGACGGGATCCGCGTCGCAAGCGACCCGGACGAGCCCACTTCCCCTGGGTTACACCTCCTCAATGGCCATCTCGGCAAGGGTCAACAGTTCACAAAGGTAATCATTGTTGGACTGGAGGAGGATTTTATTCCTCACTTCGCCGCCATTAAGAAGAACGATCCTGCCGAGATCCGTGATGAGTTGGCGGTGCTGCACGTTATGGCCTCACGCGCCGAAGAGGAACTTATATTTACCGTGACCGAAAACGTGCCCACCCGCAATGGCTATCCTCGACTCCGTCAACCATCTCGTTGGTTCAATTCAATTCTTCAAGCTACTACAGTCGTGCCGAACGGCACCCAGCGCCCCTCCGTCACGTCGGACGGCCAAGCCAGCACTCTTCAAGATCAACTACGCTAG
- a CDS encoding sce7726 family protein, producing the protein MLRDADVRRVLLGGLAPHLDADTLVVDELDLCGLTRVDVAVINGHLSGFEIKGSTDTLRRLPGQVAVYSQVLDFAELVVAENHYERALDLLPAWWGVRIASGIEQVRLDSARPPQPNDTVDPGALVQLLWRDEALAELAVRGLDRGVRSKPRWIIWERLAAEVPLEELKTAVRTRLKGRTGWRAAR; encoded by the coding sequence GTGCTGCGGGATGCTGATGTCCGAAGAGTCCTTCTGGGTGGTCTCGCTCCTCACCTCGACGCGGACACCCTCGTGGTCGACGAGCTCGACTTGTGCGGACTGACCCGGGTAGATGTCGCGGTCATCAACGGCCATCTGTCTGGCTTCGAGATCAAGGGCTCCACGGACACACTGCGTCGACTGCCCGGCCAGGTCGCCGTCTACTCCCAAGTGCTCGACTTCGCTGAGCTGGTCGTGGCCGAGAACCACTACGAGCGCGCCCTGGATCTCCTTCCGGCCTGGTGGGGCGTCCGCATCGCCTCCGGAATCGAGCAAGTACGTCTCGACAGCGCGCGTCCACCTCAACCGAACGACACGGTCGATCCGGGAGCGCTCGTACAGCTGCTGTGGCGGGACGAGGCTCTCGCCGAGCTCGCGGTGCGCGGCCTGGATCGCGGGGTCCGGTCCAAGCCACGGTGGATCATCTGGGAGCGTCTCGCCGCCGAGGTCCCTCTCGAGGAGCTGAAGACCGCGGTGCGCACCCGGCTCAAGGGCCGAACAGGCTGGCGAGCTGCTCGCTGA
- a CDS encoding beta family protein yields MPILLARSGERAALQEVSSQTRSGMFPMLVAPPVPTEFKTKEPTTTVGKHLDGLVQGIADSWTGPAFIDLRYFQDEQSGAGSHPLEAFVDDLAQFGLAPIPTTSLKRPGLYNAAVAELHHRHGLGVCLRLPPDEWPSIDGGARLTELLALLRVPPGEVDLVLDLGTHPQGGPGQQSAAFRSELLDLPFPHSWRSATVAGTAFPASLSGAPDGLSLIERTEWAAYRELVASLPDLPPAFGDYAVANPDADADPPPPWAPQKASLRYTSEGHWIIGRSAALFRGRNREGIGGAAMNPVADLLHTSPHFAGREHCPADLWIEGVAKGAKGGNGKTWRRYGTLHHLTTVSEQLASLFGP; encoded by the coding sequence GTGCCGATCCTGCTGGCAAGAAGTGGCGAACGGGCAGCTCTCCAGGAGGTGTCCTCCCAGACACGCTCGGGGATGTTCCCCATGCTGGTGGCCCCGCCGGTGCCGACAGAGTTCAAGACGAAGGAACCGACGACGACTGTCGGCAAGCACCTCGATGGCCTGGTCCAGGGCATCGCTGACAGTTGGACCGGGCCGGCGTTCATCGATCTCCGGTACTTCCAGGACGAACAGTCGGGTGCCGGCAGCCACCCACTTGAGGCCTTTGTCGACGACCTCGCGCAGTTCGGCCTTGCCCCCATCCCCACGACGTCCCTGAAACGACCCGGTCTCTACAACGCGGCCGTCGCCGAGCTGCACCACCGACACGGGCTGGGCGTCTGCCTCCGACTGCCCCCCGACGAGTGGCCCTCCATCGACGGCGGGGCCAGACTGACGGAGCTCTTGGCGCTTCTGCGGGTCCCACCTGGCGAGGTCGACCTCGTCTTGGACCTGGGCACACACCCCCAGGGTGGCCCTGGCCAACAATCGGCTGCGTTCAGGTCCGAGCTGCTTGACCTTCCGTTTCCCCACAGCTGGCGCAGTGCCACGGTTGCGGGTACCGCCTTCCCCGCGAGCCTGTCTGGGGCACCCGACGGCCTCTCTCTCATCGAACGGACGGAGTGGGCTGCCTACCGCGAACTCGTGGCGAGCTTGCCTGACCTGCCTCCAGCGTTCGGCGACTATGCCGTTGCCAACCCGGATGCGGACGCCGACCCACCTCCGCCATGGGCTCCCCAGAAGGCCTCACTGCGCTACACGAGTGAAGGTCATTGGATCATCGGCCGGAGTGCCGCGTTGTTCCGGGGTCGTAACAGAGAGGGCATAGGCGGGGCCGCGATGAACCCGGTGGCTGACCTGCTTCATACCTCGCCCCACTTCGCCGGGCGGGAGCATTGTCCTGCCGACCTTTGGATCGAGGGGGTAGCCAAGGGCGCGAAGGGCGGGAACGGGAAGACCTGGCGCCGGTACGGAACCCTGCACCACCTGACGACGGTCAGCGAGCAGCTCGCCAGCCTGTTCGGCCCTTGA
- a CDS encoding helicase-related protein, with amino-acid sequence MTTLGSFQPTFATNRPGATERVVDAINTLLGGMRQHLVQVPGVSIASAYFNPGGFGLLADELEQFGPVRLLLGAEPGQDRPTVRPLGTRTGRRGEQQRMRRAMEGHLRRLSQDRDLLGFTMEADAQARRLVSWLRAGNVEVRRYEAGFLHGKAFIVEGPYAGVIAGSSNFTYAGLALNKELNLGQYQPETVVAVREWFEEAWAASAPFDLAAIYESRFEPHRPWDVFLRMLHELYGVDVAAEQSDPRRSNLGLTDFQADGVWRAQRILDHLQGVIIADEVGLGKTYIAGELLHEAVILNRQKALVVAPATLRDSTWKPFLRETNLPADIVSYEELTRGMPAAGQQGAALQDPDAYALVIVDEAHALRSLGTQRAEAMRLLLTGKVPKRLVLLTATPVNNSLYDLYNLISYFVTNDATFADSGVPSLKAYFDRAMRMNPDDLSPEHLFDVLDKVAVRRTRRFVRHHYVGDTVRIRGVERQIAFPTPRVRRVDYNLDEALPGMFDRLATALGAHLPDDEGEPHAVYLDDPGKVLTLARYVPSRFRLGDATEEQYEQQNAGLLRSALLKRFESSAYAFGRTVDKMIESHKFFLHALDQGKVMTGEALREWAVSDTDDIDEFLESLSEEAADRVADATLYDVAALTAAVEADLALLAAFHQDVAAHATEPGADVPYQAGIDPKIDVLVEQLATIAAEAAAQGIGEQNTRDRRKVLIFSYYSDTVTLVHDRLTAAIATDARLAAYRGRVATAAGPDRVGRASVITGFAPRTAGTGVEPDLYDLIVATDVLAEGVNLQQARHIINYDLPWNPMRLVQRHGRIDRIGSEHAEVFLRCFFPDEQLERLLGLEERLQRKLKQAAAATGVGEVLPGFKGYEVNLTEGRDEIDSLRHEDATLFESGGASSLSGEEYRRRLRKAMASPTFADAVLGLPWGSGTGFIRTQAAGGGAVGSSGGSAGGTQPGLIFCARIGDHPRPWFRYVPLTAALDVQRDQNGNVEIVDDTLSCLSAADPLDEATPVDLPEPLRQAVFGAWEHARRHIYEAWTRNTDPANYQVNIPKPMREAAALVRRHGTHLDHQDDLVDRLEAPYSPRIQTEIRKVLISDAHPKARVDRLSELADQLGLTKQPAPEPLPQIEESDIHLTCWIATT; translated from the coding sequence GTGACCACGCTGGGAAGTTTTCAGCCCACCTTCGCAACTAACCGGCCTGGCGCCACGGAGCGGGTCGTCGATGCGATCAACACGCTCCTTGGCGGGATGCGGCAGCACCTCGTCCAGGTGCCCGGCGTGTCTATCGCGTCGGCCTACTTCAACCCGGGCGGGTTCGGCCTGCTGGCGGACGAACTGGAACAGTTCGGGCCGGTACGCCTTCTGCTGGGCGCTGAGCCAGGTCAGGACCGCCCCACGGTGCGACCCCTCGGGACTCGGACGGGTCGTCGGGGTGAGCAACAGCGGATGCGCCGGGCGATGGAAGGGCATCTGCGTCGGCTGTCGCAGGACCGTGACCTGCTCGGCTTCACGATGGAGGCGGACGCTCAGGCCCGCCGGCTGGTCAGCTGGCTGCGCGCGGGAAACGTCGAGGTCCGCCGCTACGAGGCCGGGTTCCTGCATGGCAAGGCGTTCATCGTCGAGGGCCCGTATGCCGGCGTGATCGCCGGGTCGAGCAACTTCACCTATGCCGGGCTGGCGCTGAACAAGGAGCTCAACCTCGGCCAGTACCAGCCGGAGACCGTCGTGGCGGTGCGGGAATGGTTCGAGGAGGCGTGGGCGGCGTCAGCGCCGTTCGACCTGGCGGCGATCTACGAGTCGCGGTTCGAGCCGCACCGGCCATGGGACGTGTTCCTACGGATGCTCCACGAGCTCTATGGCGTGGACGTGGCCGCCGAGCAGTCCGATCCACGCCGGTCGAATCTGGGGCTGACGGACTTCCAGGCGGACGGGGTGTGGCGGGCACAGCGTATCCTCGACCACCTCCAAGGCGTGATCATTGCCGATGAGGTCGGTCTCGGGAAGACGTACATCGCTGGCGAACTGCTCCACGAAGCGGTGATCCTCAACCGGCAAAAGGCCCTGGTCGTCGCGCCGGCGACGCTGCGGGACTCGACCTGGAAACCGTTCCTGCGGGAGACGAACCTCCCGGCCGACATCGTCTCCTACGAGGAGCTCACCCGCGGCATGCCGGCCGCCGGCCAGCAGGGCGCGGCCCTGCAGGACCCGGACGCCTACGCGTTGGTCATCGTCGACGAGGCACACGCGCTGCGTAGCCTCGGGACCCAGCGCGCGGAGGCGATGCGGCTGCTGCTGACGGGAAAAGTGCCCAAACGGCTGGTGCTGCTGACGGCGACACCGGTCAACAACAGCCTGTACGACCTCTACAACCTGATCTCGTACTTCGTCACGAACGACGCGACGTTCGCCGACAGCGGCGTGCCTTCGTTGAAGGCCTACTTCGACCGGGCGATGCGCATGAACCCGGACGACCTGTCACCGGAGCACCTGTTCGACGTGCTCGACAAGGTCGCGGTCCGCCGGACCCGCCGCTTCGTCCGCCACCACTACGTCGGCGACACCGTGCGGATCCGCGGCGTCGAACGACAGATCGCCTTCCCGACTCCGCGGGTGCGTCGCGTCGACTACAACCTCGACGAGGCCCTGCCGGGGATGTTCGACCGGCTGGCAACCGCGCTAGGTGCCCACCTCCCCGACGACGAGGGTGAACCGCATGCGGTCTACCTCGACGACCCGGGCAAGGTCCTCACCCTGGCCCGCTACGTCCCGTCGCGATTCCGCCTTGGTGACGCGACGGAGGAGCAGTACGAGCAGCAGAACGCCGGCCTGCTTCGCTCCGCATTGCTCAAACGGTTCGAGTCGTCGGCCTACGCCTTCGGACGGACCGTCGACAAGATGATCGAGAGCCACAAGTTCTTCCTGCACGCACTCGACCAGGGCAAGGTCATGACCGGCGAGGCGCTGCGCGAATGGGCGGTCTCGGACACCGATGACATCGACGAGTTTCTGGAGTCGCTCAGCGAGGAAGCGGCCGACCGCGTCGCCGACGCCACGCTCTACGACGTGGCCGCGCTGACCGCTGCCGTCGAGGCCGACCTGGCGCTGCTGGCCGCCTTTCATCAGGACGTCGCTGCACACGCGACCGAGCCCGGTGCTGACGTCCCCTACCAGGCAGGCATCGACCCGAAGATTGACGTGCTCGTCGAACAGCTCGCCACGATCGCCGCCGAGGCGGCGGCGCAGGGCATCGGCGAACAGAACACCCGCGACAGGCGCAAGGTCCTGATCTTCTCCTACTACTCCGACACTGTCACGCTCGTCCACGACCGGCTCACCGCCGCGATCGCCACGGATGCTCGCCTCGCTGCCTACCGCGGCCGGGTCGCCACAGCCGCCGGCCCCGACCGAGTCGGCCGTGCCAGCGTCATCACCGGCTTCGCGCCTCGCACAGCCGGGACCGGTGTCGAGCCCGACCTCTACGACCTGATTGTCGCCACCGATGTCCTCGCCGAGGGCGTCAACCTCCAGCAGGCCCGACACATCATCAACTACGACCTGCCCTGGAACCCGATGCGCCTCGTCCAGCGCCACGGCCGCATCGACCGCATCGGTTCCGAACACGCCGAAGTCTTCCTGCGCTGCTTCTTTCCCGACGAGCAACTCGAGCGGCTTCTCGGCCTGGAGGAACGTCTTCAGCGGAAGCTCAAGCAGGCCGCCGCGGCGACCGGCGTTGGTGAAGTCCTCCCCGGCTTCAAGGGCTACGAGGTCAACCTCACCGAAGGCCGCGACGAGATCGACAGCCTCCGCCACGAAGACGCCACCCTGTTCGAATCGGGCGGCGCATCCTCGCTCTCCGGTGAGGAATACCGCCGCCGCCTCCGCAAGGCCATGGCCAGCCCAACCTTCGCCGACGCCGTCCTCGGCCTCCCCTGGGGCAGCGGCACCGGCTTCATCCGCACTCAGGCAGCAGGTGGTGGGGCCGTAGGAAGCAGCGGCGGATCTGCGGGTGGGACCCAGCCAGGTTTGATTTTCTGCGCCCGGATCGGCGACCATCCCCGCCCCTGGTTCCGCTACGTCCCCCTCACCGCCGCGCTCGACGTCCAGCGCGACCAGAACGGCAACGTTGAAATCGTCGACGACACCCTCTCCTGCCTCTCCGCCGCAGACCCCCTCGACGAGGCCACGCCCGTCGACCTGCCCGAACCGCTGAGGCAGGCCGTCTTCGGCGCCTGGGAACACGCCCGCCGCCACATCTACGAGGCCTGGACCCGCAACACCGACCCCGCCAACTACCAGGTCAACATCCCCAAGCCCATGCGCGAGGCCGCCGCCCTGGTCCGCCGCCACGGCACCCACCTCGACCACCAGGACGACCTGGTCGATCGCCTCGAAGCCCCCTACAGCCCTCGCATCCAAACCGAAATCCGCAAAGTCCTGATCAGCGACGCACACCCGAAAGCCCGCGTCGACCGCCTATCCGAACTAGCCGACCAGCTCGGCCTCACCAAGCAACCTGCCCCGGAACCACTACCCCAGATCGAAGAATCCGACATTCACCTGACCTGCTGGATCGCGACAACGTGA
- a CDS encoding Eco57I restriction-modification methylase domain-containing protein: MLADAVERFLEDADAEEREWAAPAGAPRELVTKRFLFGNGDAALEVAVAVSPAGPPRIPDLRLLWKLRQGSRASPVLLVALYDEGTATKAATCGIVENPLMSLDPGQLDRVCATALREPNRHDGQRKLERLLAAISNGQGISGLDNRGLFAEHQLRNGVPAGKAWAEAGQAARPLLGLRGMTLIRALGYGTTERGSTATLLTHQGTSRAIAVLLEAGETFDRPSLRFGAVSPVSHAISVAARENLPWVIVLRGSQIRLHPVNPTIGVGRKSQGETFTELDLDVLSAEHAAFLYLLFSPTALAPEGSVIEILRDSANFAADLGSRLRERVYTEVVPGLAVAIARQMRATSEADLQEAYHRTLMVLFRLLFVAYAEDRALLPYSRNRSYDRHALKTFARMFADEPKLVFDREATSLWDDMQAVWKAVDSGNTGWDVPAYNGGLFTHDPRTSPSGAALRRTQLTDAEFGPVLRALLVDAGPDGTQGPVDFRSLSVREFGTLYEGLLESSLSIASSPLTINSEGSYVPAGERDLIKVKVGEVYSHNRSGKRKATGSYFTKSFAVEHLLDTALEPAIKEHLHRVRTLLDVGDDAAAGESFFDFRVADLAMGSGHFLIAAIDRIETRFTAFLGERPIAAVGDELARLAQAARDALGTSGEGVEVETSSLLRRQIARRCIYGLDLNLMAVELARLAVWIHTFVPGLPMSSLDHGLIVGNSLTGIGTIDEVVTTLDPSAEGVGVRSFYEDAIRETLGEASKQLARVARTLEATKKEVQEAALAYTAALEAAADAQALFDTMIAVRLGIGVSLVTPEQAIEMGHTDQVRDAVARLGVAHFPLRFPEVFLRERPGFDVLIGNPPWEKVKVEQDQWWGLRFPGLASMPQKQRDAAIAKYRRERPDLRAEYETEVTAVQDLKDLLAKGPFPGLRAATDTELSLAFAWRFWQVLRPGGRVGVVLPRTILGGKGGTKFRHTVLENGAFATVTMLVNSRRWVFDEVHPQYTIGLTTLVKGRAHPRTVELRGPFFSLTEFDGAAHRTGHVIEAGAFASWSEDAAFPVLPTPASLDVFLTLRSHPRLDTPGDWHFVPLRELHSTGNKELFDFDLDHPRGDMPVLTVRSFHLWDPYFGLPYAYAKSTDVYAYLQPRRRKQVRKSDSAMFGMPTAWAADPETLPAKHPRIVFRDTARAVDSRTAIVALVPGGTTTVHSAPYLLRRAGTAADEAYLLGVLSSRILDWYSRRYVELHFTAGIMSSLPIPRPAADDPLRRRAVEIAGRLAAVDHRYAAWAREVGVLVGSVRTASEKADLIAELDAVVALLYGLGRAAVEHIFETFHRGWGHVDALAATLHHFDSWAERKAT; encoded by the coding sequence GTGCTCGCAGACGCGGTGGAACGGTTCCTGGAAGACGCCGATGCCGAGGAGCGGGAGTGGGCCGCGCCGGCCGGCGCACCGCGCGAGCTCGTCACCAAGCGGTTCCTGTTCGGAAACGGTGACGCGGCGCTTGAGGTAGCGGTCGCGGTCAGCCCTGCGGGTCCGCCGAGGATTCCAGACCTGCGCCTGCTGTGGAAGCTGCGGCAGGGCAGCCGGGCGTCACCGGTCCTACTGGTTGCGCTCTACGATGAGGGCACCGCGACGAAGGCGGCCACCTGCGGGATCGTCGAGAACCCGCTCATGTCACTGGACCCTGGCCAACTCGACCGGGTGTGTGCGACAGCGCTGCGGGAGCCCAACCGGCACGACGGCCAGCGCAAGCTCGAGCGGCTGCTGGCCGCGATCAGTAACGGGCAGGGAATTTCAGGGCTGGACAACCGTGGCCTGTTTGCAGAGCACCAACTCCGCAATGGTGTCCCGGCGGGCAAGGCGTGGGCTGAGGCTGGTCAGGCGGCCCGGCCGCTGCTCGGCCTGCGGGGTATGACGCTGATCCGCGCGTTGGGCTACGGCACCACAGAGCGCGGTTCCACCGCGACGCTGTTAACGCACCAGGGGACGTCGCGGGCGATCGCGGTGCTTCTTGAAGCTGGGGAGACGTTCGACCGGCCGTCGCTGCGATTCGGCGCGGTCTCACCGGTGTCACACGCGATCTCGGTGGCTGCACGGGAGAACCTGCCCTGGGTCATCGTGCTGCGTGGCAGCCAGATCCGGCTGCACCCGGTCAACCCGACCATCGGCGTCGGACGCAAGAGTCAGGGTGAGACCTTCACCGAGCTCGATCTGGACGTGCTTTCTGCCGAGCATGCCGCCTTCCTGTACCTGCTGTTCTCGCCGACAGCGCTCGCTCCCGAGGGCTCCGTCATCGAGATCCTCCGCGACTCAGCGAACTTCGCCGCTGATCTCGGTAGTCGCCTACGCGAGCGGGTCTACACGGAGGTCGTGCCCGGCCTCGCCGTCGCGATCGCCCGGCAGATGCGCGCAACCAGCGAGGCTGACCTTCAGGAGGCCTACCACCGCACCCTGATGGTCCTGTTCCGGCTGCTGTTCGTCGCATACGCCGAGGACCGGGCGCTGCTTCCGTACAGCCGGAACCGTAGCTACGACCGGCACGCTCTCAAGACGTTCGCGAGGATGTTCGCCGACGAGCCCAAGCTGGTCTTCGACCGCGAGGCGACCTCGCTCTGGGACGACATGCAGGCCGTCTGGAAAGCCGTCGACAGCGGCAACACCGGCTGGGACGTCCCGGCGTACAACGGCGGTCTGTTCACCCACGATCCGCGTACCAGCCCGTCCGGTGCCGCGCTGCGCAGGACGCAGCTGACCGACGCCGAGTTCGGCCCCGTCCTACGTGCCCTACTCGTCGATGCCGGACCGGACGGTACGCAAGGCCCGGTTGACTTCCGGTCCCTGTCTGTCCGCGAGTTCGGTACCCTCTACGAGGGTTTGCTTGAGTCATCGCTGTCGATCGCGTCGTCGCCGCTCACGATCAACAGCGAGGGAAGCTATGTCCCAGCCGGTGAACGGGATCTCATAAAGGTCAAGGTCGGCGAGGTCTACTCCCACAACCGTTCGGGAAAACGCAAGGCCACGGGTTCCTACTTCACCAAGTCGTTCGCAGTCGAGCATCTGCTAGACACCGCCCTCGAACCTGCGATCAAGGAGCACCTCCACCGAGTCAGGACGCTCCTGGACGTCGGCGACGACGCGGCGGCCGGCGAGAGTTTCTTCGACTTCCGGGTCGCGGACCTGGCGATGGGATCGGGCCATTTCCTGATCGCGGCCATCGACCGGATCGAAACGCGGTTCACTGCCTTCCTCGGCGAAAGACCGATCGCCGCGGTTGGAGATGAGCTTGCGCGGTTGGCGCAGGCAGCCCGTGACGCGCTGGGAACCTCGGGCGAGGGGGTCGAAGTTGAGACGTCGTCATTGCTACGGCGGCAGATCGCCAGGCGTTGCATCTACGGCCTGGACTTGAACCTGATGGCAGTCGAGCTCGCCAGGCTGGCCGTCTGGATCCACACCTTCGTTCCCGGACTGCCGATGTCGTCGCTCGACCACGGGCTGATTGTTGGCAACAGCCTCACGGGCATCGGCACGATCGACGAAGTGGTCACCACGCTCGACCCGAGCGCCGAGGGGGTGGGAGTCAGAAGTTTCTATGAGGACGCGATCCGGGAGACGCTAGGTGAGGCAAGCAAGCAGCTGGCGCGGGTCGCACGGACATTGGAGGCCACCAAGAAGGAGGTCCAAGAGGCCGCGCTCGCTTACACCGCGGCGCTGGAGGCGGCGGCCGACGCCCAGGCTCTGTTCGACACGATGATCGCAGTCCGGCTGGGAATTGGAGTGTCCCTGGTAACGCCGGAGCAGGCGATCGAGATGGGCCACACCGACCAGGTCCGCGACGCGGTAGCGAGGCTCGGGGTCGCGCATTTCCCGCTGCGCTTCCCGGAGGTGTTCCTGCGGGAGCGGCCGGGGTTCGACGTGCTGATCGGCAACCCGCCGTGGGAGAAGGTCAAGGTCGAGCAGGACCAGTGGTGGGGCCTTCGGTTCCCCGGCCTCGCTTCGATGCCGCAGAAGCAGCGAGACGCCGCGATCGCCAAGTACCGGCGCGAGCGGCCGGATCTCCGGGCCGAGTACGAGACCGAGGTCACGGCCGTGCAGGACCTGAAGGATCTGCTAGCAAAGGGGCCGTTCCCCGGGTTGCGGGCCGCGACCGACACCGAACTGTCACTTGCCTTCGCTTGGCGGTTCTGGCAGGTACTGCGGCCCGGCGGACGGGTCGGCGTCGTCCTGCCGCGTACGATCCTCGGCGGCAAAGGTGGCACCAAATTCAGGCACACAGTCCTTGAGAACGGCGCTTTTGCGACCGTCACGATGCTGGTCAACAGCCGCCGGTGGGTATTCGACGAGGTGCACCCGCAGTACACAATCGGGCTTACGACGCTGGTAAAGGGCCGAGCCCATCCTCGTACCGTGGAGCTGCGTGGCCCATTCTTCTCGCTGACCGAGTTCGACGGTGCTGCTCACCGGACCGGGCATGTCATCGAGGCCGGTGCCTTCGCGTCCTGGTCCGAGGACGCCGCGTTCCCAGTGCTGCCGACGCCGGCCAGCCTCGATGTCTTCCTCACGCTGCGCTCCCACCCACGGCTCGACACTCCGGGCGACTGGCACTTCGTGCCGCTCCGCGAGCTTCACTCGACCGGCAACAAGGAGCTGTTCGACTTCGACCTGGACCACCCGCGCGGTGACATGCCAGTGCTGACCGTGCGGTCGTTCCACCTGTGGGATCCCTACTTCGGTCTGCCGTACGCGTATGCGAAGTCCACCGACGTCTATGCCTACTTGCAACCACGGCGCCGGAAGCAGGTCAGGAAGTCCGATAGCGCCATGTTCGGGATGCCCACCGCCTGGGCCGCGGACCCCGAGACTCTGCCGGCCAAACACCCGCGCATAGTCTTCCGGGACACCGCCCGAGCCGTGGACTCTCGGACGGCAATCGTCGCGCTCGTGCCCGGTGGGACCACCACCGTTCACTCGGCCCCGTACCTCCTCCGCCGTGCCGGGACCGCGGCCGATGAGGCTTACCTGCTGGGTGTCCTGTCCAGCCGGATCCTGGACTGGTACTCCCGTCGCTACGTCGAGTTGCACTTCACCGCGGGGATCATGTCGTCGCTGCCGATCCCGAGGCCCGCCGCCGACGATCCGTTGCGCCGCCGCGCCGTCGAGATAGCGGGTCGGCTCGCGGCGGTGGATCACCGCTACGCCGCCTGGGCTAGGGAGGTCGGTGTACTAGTCGGGTCCGTACGTACGGCCAGCGAAAAGGCCGACCTCATCGCCGAACTAGACGCGGTTGTCGCGCTGCTCTACGGCCTCGGCCGGGCGGCCGTTGAGCACATCTTCGAGACGTTCCACCGGGGTTGGGGCCACGTGGACGCCCTCGCCGCGACGCTCCACCACTTCGACTCCTGGGCTGAGAGGAAGGCCACGTGA